One region of Priestia megaterium genomic DNA includes:
- a CDS encoding ABC transporter substrate-binding protein has protein sequence MKKLTYLFVLLLVFSVVAAGCGNKEAATGGNGKTTLTLFSTMSNKGERKALQNAIAEFEKQNPDIKIDANFPGNGYEDMLRVKMGANDMPDLFDTHGWSQLRYGEYVADLKDMDWVQHLDPALNQILKDKSGKVYAYPLNQAKDGISYNATLLEKYGIKPPNTMDEFITALETVKKKSKGEVAPLWIPGGENGNIAQVFDQLATPQLITAKNKNYAKQLEKGTFNWSNYTPLAETMAEMKKKGLLNEDVLTAKVSQATELMAQNKIAFTFVGGSLGPDATELNPEVKVGTVPVPAIHKGGTQSWIGGERFTLAAWKDSKHLKEAKKFIEFVSQPEVAKKIAEGTSSASALTNNKTQNYYSEYYDKYSDIKVEPYFDRKYLPSGMWAVMSSTGQELLAGSLTPKQLSKEMEKEYKRLSKQ, from the coding sequence ATGAAAAAGCTTACGTATCTTTTCGTTCTATTACTAGTCTTTTCTGTTGTGGCAGCAGGCTGCGGAAATAAAGAAGCAGCAACAGGCGGAAATGGGAAAACAACGTTAACGCTTTTTTCTACGATGAGTAATAAAGGCGAGAGAAAAGCGCTTCAAAACGCGATTGCAGAATTTGAAAAACAAAATCCAGATATTAAAATTGATGCAAATTTTCCGGGTAACGGCTATGAAGATATGCTTCGTGTGAAAATGGGTGCAAATGATATGCCGGATTTATTTGATACGCACGGCTGGTCTCAGCTTCGCTACGGGGAGTATGTAGCAGATTTAAAAGATATGGATTGGGTTCAGCATTTGGATCCGGCGCTAAATCAAATTTTAAAAGATAAAAGCGGCAAAGTGTATGCGTATCCTTTAAATCAAGCAAAAGACGGAATTAGCTATAATGCGACGCTGTTAGAAAAATACGGAATAAAGCCTCCTAACACAATGGATGAATTTATAACAGCGTTAGAAACAGTAAAAAAGAAAAGCAAAGGAGAAGTAGCGCCTCTATGGATTCCAGGAGGGGAAAATGGCAATATTGCTCAAGTGTTTGATCAGCTGGCTACACCTCAGCTTATTACAGCAAAAAATAAGAACTATGCTAAGCAGTTAGAAAAAGGAACATTCAATTGGTCAAACTATACGCCTCTAGCGGAAACAATGGCAGAAATGAAGAAAAAAGGGCTGCTGAATGAAGATGTATTAACCGCAAAAGTATCTCAAGCAACGGAATTAATGGCTCAAAATAAAATTGCTTTTACATTTGTGGGCGGATCTCTTGGACCGGATGCAACAGAATTAAATCCCGAAGTAAAAGTAGGAACGGTACCGGTGCCTGCTATTCATAAAGGGGGCACGCAAAGCTGGATTGGCGGAGAGCGCTTTACCCTTGCTGCGTGGAAGGATTCTAAGCACCTTAAAGAAGCGAAAAAATTTATTGAATTTGTGTCACAGCCGGAAGTTGCCAAAAAGATTGCCGAAGGAACGTCTTCAGCATCGGCTCTGACAAACAATAAAACCCAAAACTACTACTCTGAATACTACGATAAGTATAGCGATATTAAAGTTGAGCCATACTTCGACCGAAAGTATTTACCGAGCGGTATGTGGGCAGTGATGTCTTCTACAGGTCAAGAATTGCTAGCGGGAAGTTTAACGCCAAAGCAATTATCAAAAGAGATGGAAAAAGAGTACAAGCGTCTCAGTAAACAATAA
- a CDS encoding carbohydrate ABC transporter permease: protein MNEIVRKESVSVVRDTEKRKKKLKTESSLWWMYLPGLVIITVFIIYPFINGIRLSFTNWNGFSQTYDWIGLQQYKRLLADPTTWLVIKNTLLYGIGSTIFQNIIGLLYALLLNQSIKMKAVTRTIVYLPVIISPIIMGYIWYFFFAYQGGALNDLLVFLGFEKINALGTPELNSWIIVFVNTYQFVGIAMIIYLAGLQSISKDYYEAAQLDGASALQQFKNITLPLLMPSITINVVLNIIGGLKLFDVIVALTGGGPGDASQSMSTFMYDLYFRRQDAGYAATQGVCMALIILVISLSALVYFKRKETEA from the coding sequence ATGAATGAAATAGTCAGGAAAGAGTCGGTTTCCGTAGTAAGAGATACGGAAAAACGAAAGAAAAAATTAAAAACAGAGTCTTCTTTATGGTGGATGTACCTTCCCGGCTTAGTAATTATCACCGTTTTTATTATCTATCCTTTTATTAACGGAATTAGACTTTCCTTTACTAATTGGAATGGATTTTCACAAACATACGATTGGATTGGGCTCCAGCAGTATAAACGTTTGCTTGCAGACCCAACGACTTGGCTTGTGATAAAAAATACGCTGCTCTACGGAATAGGCAGTACAATTTTCCAAAACATTATTGGCTTGTTGTATGCTTTGCTTCTCAATCAAAGCATTAAAATGAAAGCTGTAACAAGAACAATTGTCTACCTTCCAGTTATTATCAGCCCAATTATTATGGGGTATATCTGGTACTTCTTTTTTGCCTACCAAGGAGGCGCTTTAAATGACCTTCTTGTATTTTTAGGCTTTGAGAAGATTAATGCTTTGGGGACTCCGGAGCTTAACTCTTGGATTATTGTGTTCGTCAATACGTATCAATTCGTTGGAATTGCGATGATTATTTATTTAGCGGGGCTGCAAAGTATTTCAAAAGATTATTACGAGGCGGCACAGCTTGACGGAGCATCGGCTCTTCAGCAGTTTAAAAACATCACGCTTCCACTGCTTATGCCTTCGATTACAATTAACGTCGTTTTAAATATTATCGGAGGTTTAAAACTGTTTGACGTCATTGTTGCGCTGACAGGAGGAGGGCCTGGAGATGCATCGCAGTCAATGTCTACTTTTATGTATGATTTATATTTTAGAAGACAAGACGCCGGCTATGCTGCAACTCAAGGTGTGTGCATGGCGCTCATTATCTTAGTCATTAGCTTATCAGCACTTGTGTACTTTAAGCGAAAGGAGACAGAAGCGTGA
- the abc-f gene encoding ribosomal protection-like ABC-F family protein: MLLLEAINIEKSYGDRLLFQAEKLQVHRGERIGIVGKNGEGKSTLLHILMKKMSPDQGIVQTYGRSSLIPQLDIQPTGDVSPEMKSQWSVPTEADFLSGGEETRKKIASALSSGAELLAADEPTSHLDVKGVEKFEEEMKSFTGSLLLISHDRELLNRLCTSIWEVEGGKIHCYEGNYQEYVTQKKHAVERQQFEYEQYVKEKQRLELASEEKSQKSKSLKKAPSRMGNSEARLHKRAVGKQKAKLDRSAKAIETRIEKLEKKEKPKEMEEIHFDLSQFHQVHSKQVLSFDKVSASAGNHILFQNLKGGVKPGAKVAIVGKNGAGKSTLLNMIEQRTEGITVAKPVKLGFFHQRLENLDPAKTILENIKEDSPYTEQFIRTVLSRLLFKREDVYKKVEMLSGGERVKTALAKVFLGNYNVLLLDEPTNYLDLHTKEALQEVLKAYPGTILFVTHDRYFVKKLATHVLTLKQSKAELAAIEDTGKSKKASQQQNEAEKLALQLELTKVISELSITPEGKDKQRLEKRYEELLEERKRLNRKEG; this comes from the coding sequence ATGTTATTGTTAGAAGCTATAAATATTGAAAAAAGCTATGGAGATCGCCTGCTGTTTCAAGCGGAGAAGCTTCAAGTACATCGCGGAGAGCGAATTGGAATTGTTGGGAAAAACGGAGAAGGCAAATCGACGTTGCTTCATATTTTAATGAAGAAAATGAGTCCAGATCAAGGGATTGTGCAAACATATGGCCGTTCCTCACTGATTCCACAGCTTGATATTCAACCTACAGGAGACGTTTCTCCTGAGATGAAAAGTCAGTGGAGTGTGCCAACTGAAGCGGACTTTCTTAGCGGAGGAGAAGAAACAAGAAAGAAAATTGCATCTGCTCTTTCATCCGGCGCGGAACTGCTTGCAGCCGATGAGCCAACGAGCCACTTAGATGTAAAAGGCGTAGAAAAATTTGAAGAAGAAATGAAGTCTTTTACAGGCAGTCTGCTGCTGATTTCACATGACCGAGAATTATTAAACCGCCTTTGTACGTCTATTTGGGAAGTAGAAGGCGGCAAAATTCACTGTTATGAAGGCAATTATCAAGAATATGTGACGCAAAAAAAACACGCGGTTGAAAGACAGCAGTTTGAATATGAACAGTATGTAAAAGAAAAGCAGCGTCTTGAACTGGCGTCTGAAGAAAAAAGCCAAAAATCAAAGTCGCTTAAAAAAGCGCCGAGCCGCATGGGCAACTCTGAAGCGAGACTTCATAAGCGAGCGGTCGGAAAACAAAAAGCGAAGCTAGACAGAAGCGCAAAAGCGATTGAAACAAGAATTGAAAAGCTGGAGAAAAAAGAAAAGCCAAAAGAAATGGAAGAAATTCATTTTGACCTATCGCAGTTTCACCAAGTGCACAGCAAGCAGGTACTAAGCTTTGACAAAGTCTCAGCATCAGCTGGTAATCATATCTTGTTTCAAAACCTAAAAGGCGGTGTGAAGCCAGGAGCGAAAGTAGCGATTGTCGGCAAAAACGGCGCCGGAAAATCTACGCTGCTGAATATGATTGAGCAGCGAACAGAAGGGATTACGGTTGCGAAGCCTGTAAAACTCGGCTTTTTCCATCAGCGCCTTGAAAATCTAGATCCCGCTAAAACCATTTTAGAAAACATTAAAGAAGACAGCCCGTACACTGAACAGTTTATTCGTACGGTGCTATCGCGCTTACTTTTTAAACGTGAAGACGTGTATAAAAAAGTAGAGATGCTAAGCGGAGGAGAACGAGTCAAAACGGCATTAGCAAAAGTCTTTTTAGGAAACTATAACGTTCTTCTTTTAGATGAACCGACCAACTATCTTGATCTTCATACAAAAGAAGCGCTTCAAGAAGTGTTAAAAGCTTATCCAGGGACGATTTTATTTGTGACGCACGACCGCTATTTTGTTAAAAAGCTTGCGACGCATGTTTTGACGTTAAAACAGTCCAAAGCGGAGCTCGCGGCGATTGAAGACACGGGTAAAAGCAAAAAAGCGTCACAGCAGCAAAATGAAGCCGAGAAACTTGCGCTTCAACTAGAATTAACAAAAGTGATTAGCGAGCTTTCTATCACGCCAGAAGGAAAAGACAAGCAGCGTCTTGAAAAAAGATACGAAGAGCTTTTAGAAGAAAGAAAACGATTAAATAGAAAGGAAGGGTAA
- a CDS encoding carbohydrate ABC transporter permease, which yields MDYTNKRKKRFFTFLALCITLVHIVPFYILVTTSLKATGDFSSKWVFPKSIHLENFTAAWEQANLGNSFVNTFIITFVSAILLIFLGSMAAYPLARRQTKLNKYVYFIFIAVMVIPPLTALVPLYKMVVNMGMMNTYQIAILNNVAAFLPLTIFLYASFIRSTISKELEEAARIDGAGTLTIFFKIVFPLLKPVTASILIIASVYIWNDYQFAIFFLQDKEMHTLTVTLASFFAENQNNLSLVGAAAIIAMLPMTILFLVLQKYFIAGLSSGSVKG from the coding sequence ATGGACTATACAAATAAACGGAAAAAACGATTTTTTACCTTTCTAGCGCTTTGTATAACGCTCGTTCATATTGTCCCTTTTTATATTCTAGTTACGACTTCTTTAAAGGCAACCGGGGATTTTAGTTCAAAATGGGTATTTCCAAAAAGTATACACCTTGAAAATTTCACAGCGGCTTGGGAGCAAGCGAACTTAGGAAATTCTTTTGTTAATACATTTATCATTACATTCGTTTCGGCGATTCTGCTTATTTTTTTAGGATCAATGGCTGCGTATCCTTTAGCGCGACGCCAAACGAAACTAAATAAGTACGTCTATTTTATCTTTATCGCCGTGATGGTAATACCGCCTTTAACAGCACTAGTTCCGCTGTACAAAATGGTTGTGAATATGGGGATGATGAACACGTATCAAATTGCTATTTTAAATAATGTCGCAGCATTTTTGCCGCTAACGATCTTTTTATATGCGAGCTTCATTCGCTCCACTATTTCTAAAGAGCTCGAGGAAGCAGCAAGAATCGACGGGGCCGGCACGTTAACGATTTTCTTTAAAATCGTATTTCCGCTGCTAAAGCCTGTCACTGCGTCTATTTTAATTATTGCAAGCGTCTATATTTGGAACGACTATCAGTTTGCAATTTTCTTCCTTCAAGATAAGGAAATGCATACATTAACCGTTACGTTAGCGAGCTTTTTTGCCGAAAATCAAAATAATCTTAGCTTAGTAGGAGCAGCTGCAATCATTGCGATGCTTCCAATGACCATTTTATTTTTAGTGCTACAAAAATACTTTATTGCAGGGCTTTCATCAGGATCTGTAAAAGGATAA
- a CDS encoding GDYXXLXY domain-containing protein — MREKLVRLGYLLGLALVLSGILYFFASNWQGFDRYIKIALSVGLMLLFYGSAFVVRKLLPQQAFLSHWTLLAGALSFGLSIALLSQIYNTHAESYWLFLIWLVPVILFSFFTKYQPFYVLSFVLFQFTMAFFISPTGAVSQRGEHETLLLYAGMALVNLLIFWIIKKKQRSSPVIIYAAFCLFHYIFLTVSLPDFTGSSSLRIGLIVFYLLFLLSSFFYFSKVKPQRSFLGISIVAFALFVIEQFFSFIFKHYAEWSLFLALGFVILFIGASVWFVKWLTANTSAQKTSLRVIKRIAVIGITAIASVIGSSSLGGLVTLITGTYPTNGMLVIGVLLIVACYLIKADIPTVKYTLLMMGVLISGGASFFVNDILFFIYVIALVALLVFTKHTPVRLLLFVLVQGLLLIKVPTAYYDTIKIDYVLLALFLLNAAVYAINVHHAFKKAALLLAFIFLLSLTELSEPSFLNIIYCTVFFVISTVFLFVTVRKEPKYDFIVGMIFWFVFLAMKYYDFVWDLFNKSLVLVILGLIFLFLSRKWDLSTPDQPQPSFLDRSRTAVWIIILVQLIMLGGIFTKNEVLLQNGKEIKLALQPIDPRSLLQGDYVELNYDIAHVTLPHVKDGEKVKLVLRPDKQGVYKYAKIYQADDDWNKPYTSKEKDVVITGSYHDWGIQYGIEHYFIPEGTGSKVESEARFATVRVGKNGDAIVTKVGK, encoded by the coding sequence ATGAGAGAAAAGCTCGTAAGACTCGGTTATTTACTGGGATTGGCTCTTGTTTTGTCCGGCATTTTATATTTTTTCGCATCGAACTGGCAAGGCTTTGACCGCTACATTAAAATTGCGCTGAGCGTGGGGCTGATGCTGCTGTTTTACGGAAGTGCGTTTGTAGTGCGAAAGCTGCTTCCTCAGCAGGCGTTTTTAAGTCACTGGACGCTTTTGGCCGGCGCTCTTTCATTTGGATTAAGCATCGCGCTTCTTTCTCAAATTTACAACACGCACGCTGAATCGTACTGGCTGTTTTTAATTTGGCTTGTGCCGGTTATTTTGTTTAGCTTTTTTACAAAGTATCAGCCGTTTTATGTGTTATCGTTTGTTTTATTTCAATTCACCATGGCTTTTTTTATTTCACCAACAGGCGCAGTTTCACAGCGAGGTGAACACGAGACGCTCTTACTTTACGCAGGAATGGCGCTTGTGAACTTACTCATCTTTTGGATCATAAAAAAGAAACAGCGCTCGTCTCCTGTGATCATATATGCAGCGTTTTGTTTGTTTCACTACATTTTTTTAACTGTTTCCCTGCCGGATTTCACAGGCAGCTCTAGCTTACGGATTGGTCTTATTGTTTTTTATTTGCTGTTTCTACTAAGCTCCTTTTTTTATTTTTCAAAAGTGAAGCCGCAAAGGTCGTTTTTAGGGATTTCCATTGTGGCATTTGCTTTATTTGTTATTGAACAGTTTTTCTCTTTTATTTTTAAACACTACGCTGAATGGTCGCTGTTTTTAGCTTTAGGGTTCGTGATTTTGTTTATTGGTGCAAGCGTATGGTTTGTCAAATGGCTCACTGCTAACACGTCAGCACAAAAAACCTCGCTCCGCGTAATCAAACGAATAGCGGTGATTGGGATTACGGCCATTGCATCGGTCATCGGCAGCAGCTCTTTAGGAGGACTTGTCACACTTATTACAGGAACGTACCCAACAAACGGAATGCTTGTGATTGGCGTTTTGCTGATTGTGGCATGTTATTTGATTAAAGCAGATATTCCAACCGTGAAATATACGCTTTTAATGATGGGCGTATTAATTAGCGGCGGCGCTTCTTTTTTTGTGAACGACATTCTGTTTTTTATCTACGTCATCGCACTTGTAGCGCTTTTAGTATTCACAAAGCATACGCCCGTTCGCCTGCTGCTTTTTGTGCTAGTGCAAGGGCTTCTGTTAATAAAGGTTCCGACTGCTTACTATGACACTATCAAAATAGATTATGTGCTGCTCGCTTTGTTTCTATTAAATGCCGCTGTGTACGCGATAAACGTGCACCACGCGTTTAAAAAAGCAGCGCTGCTTCTTGCTTTTATCTTTTTACTGTCGCTGACTGAATTAAGCGAACCGTCTTTTTTAAATATCATTTACTGCACGGTGTTTTTTGTGATTTCGACCGTCTTTTTATTTGTGACGGTACGAAAAGAGCCAAAGTATGATTTTATTGTTGGCATGATTTTCTGGTTTGTTTTTTTAGCGATGAAATATTACGACTTTGTGTGGGATTTATTTAATAAATCACTTGTGCTCGTTATTTTAGGTCTTATCTTTCTTTTCCTAAGCAGGAAATGGGACCTGTCAACGCCTGATCAGCCGCAGCCGTCGTTTCTTGATCGCAGCCGAACCGCTGTATGGATCATCATTCTTGTTCAGCTTATTATGCTGGGCGGCATTTTCACTAAAAACGAAGTGCTTCTTCAAAACGGAAAAGAAATTAAGCTCGCTTTACAGCCGATCGATCCGCGCTCGCTGCTGCAAGGCGATTACGTTGAGCTGAATTACGACATTGCGCACGTTACCTTACCTCATGTAAAAGACGGTGAAAAAGTGAAGCTCGTTCTTCGCCCTGACAAACAAGGCGTGTATAAATACGCAAAAATCTACCAAGCGGATGATGACTGGAATAAGCCGTATACTTCTAAAGAAAAAGACGTTGTCATTACGGGCAGCTATCACGACTGGGGAATTCAGTACGGAATTGAACATTATTTTATTCCAGAAGGAACCGGCAGCAAAGTGGAAAGCGAAGCTCGTTTTGCTACTGTACGAGTTGGAAAAAATGGAGATGCGATCGTTACCAAAGTAGGAAAATAA
- a CDS encoding DUF5344 family protein: MADEIKVIDGEINRTLSDLSAAAQQFQPLFPFHVGSGQELEVLDELNQLNQQLQTLIVDYKQTLLDDLNATKKSVQSIKEADEKAANAAK, encoded by the coding sequence ATGGCAGACGAAATTAAAGTAATAGATGGTGAAATTAATAGAACGCTTAGTGACCTAAGCGCTGCTGCGCAGCAGTTTCAGCCGCTTTTTCCGTTTCACGTCGGAAGCGGACAAGAACTAGAGGTGCTCGATGAATTAAACCAGCTGAACCAGCAGCTGCAAACGTTAATTGTGGACTACAAGCAAACGCTCCTCGATGATTTGAACGCCACCAAAAAATCCGTGCAGTCCATAAAAGAAGCAGATGAAAAAGCTGCAAACGCCGCTAAATAA
- a CDS encoding YwqH-like family protein: protein MNEMFVAHLYTQVKQAHEDIQQLTASKNTLTEVKGELERAKEKVKEPELTSATWSGSLAVGFEDIRTAMLDEYDDLLTRQLTDAITTIDAKITALQSDIQGMERAIKMQEDEAKDKV, encoded by the coding sequence ATGAATGAGATGTTTGTTGCTCATCTGTATACCCAAGTGAAGCAGGCACATGAAGATATCCAGCAGCTTACCGCTAGTAAAAACACGTTAACGGAAGTCAAAGGAGAGCTTGAACGTGCAAAGGAAAAGGTAAAAGAACCAGAGCTTACTTCCGCCACTTGGTCAGGCAGCCTTGCTGTTGGGTTTGAAGACATCCGCACCGCTATGTTAGACGAATACGATGATTTGCTGACCCGTCAGCTGACGGACGCCATCACGACAATTGATGCAAAAATTACGGCGCTTCAATCAGATATACAAGGGATGGAACGCGCCATTAAAATGCAAGAAGACGAAGCAAAAGATAAGGTGTGA
- the melA gene encoding alpha-glucosidase/alpha-galactosidase, whose translation MSKITFIGAGSTVFAKNILGDCMFVPALAGFEFALYDIDAERLRDSENMLNNLKENYKVNITVKAYLNRREALTGAKYVINAIQVGGYKPSTVIDFEIPKKYGLRQTIGDTVGIGGIFRSLRTIPVLFDFAKDIEEVCPDALFLNYTNPMATLTGAMLRYTNVKTVGLCHSVQVCTKDLFDSLGMDHEGIQEKIAGINHMAWLLEVKRDGQDLYPEIKRLAKEKQRTKHHDMVRFELMDKFGYYITESSEHNAEYHPYFIKHKYPNLVDQFNIPLDEYPRRCEEQISNWESMREEMVNNSQLTHTRSHEYGSRIIEAMETNVPFKFAGNVLNTGGLISNLPTKACVEVPCVVDRSGIMPTYVGDLPEQLAALNRTNINTQLLTIEAAVTRKREHIYQAAMLDPHTNAELSMDDIIRMCDDLIEAHGEWLPDFTGKVNQYV comes from the coding sequence ATGTCTAAAATCACATTTATCGGAGCGGGAAGTACAGTTTTTGCAAAAAATATTTTAGGAGACTGCATGTTTGTGCCTGCTTTAGCTGGCTTTGAGTTTGCACTTTACGATATAGATGCTGAGCGTTTAAGAGATTCGGAAAATATGCTAAACAATCTAAAAGAAAACTACAAAGTGAATATTACGGTTAAAGCCTATTTGAACCGCAGAGAAGCTTTAACAGGAGCAAAGTATGTGATTAACGCGATTCAAGTAGGCGGATACAAACCAAGCACCGTCATTGATTTTGAAATTCCTAAAAAATACGGCTTGCGTCAGACGATTGGAGATACAGTAGGAATTGGAGGAATCTTCAGATCACTGCGCACGATTCCAGTGCTGTTTGATTTTGCAAAAGATATTGAAGAAGTATGTCCGGATGCGCTGTTTTTAAATTACACCAATCCAATGGCAACACTAACGGGTGCAATGCTGCGCTATACAAATGTAAAGACGGTAGGCCTTTGTCACAGTGTTCAAGTATGTACAAAAGATTTATTTGATTCTCTCGGAATGGATCATGAAGGAATACAAGAGAAAATCGCAGGCATTAACCATATGGCATGGCTGCTAGAAGTAAAAAGAGATGGACAAGACTTATACCCAGAAATCAAGCGTCTGGCAAAAGAAAAACAAAGAACAAAGCATCATGATATGGTGCGTTTTGAGCTAATGGATAAGTTCGGTTATTATATTACCGAATCGTCTGAGCATAACGCAGAATATCATCCATACTTTATTAAACATAAATATCCAAATCTTGTTGATCAGTTTAACATCCCTCTTGATGAATATCCGCGCCGATGCGAAGAGCAAATCAGCAATTGGGAATCCATGAGAGAAGAAATGGTTAACAACAGTCAGTTAACTCATACACGTTCACATGAGTACGGCTCTAGAATCATTGAAGCAATGGAGACAAACGTGCCGTTTAAATTTGCGGGTAACGTATTAAATACCGGAGGCTTAATTAGTAACCTGCCGACAAAAGCGTGCGTAGAAGTTCCATGTGTTGTAGACCGAAGCGGTATTATGCCGACTTATGTAGGAGACTTACCAGAGCAGCTTGCGGCGTTAAATCGCACGAATATTAATACGCAATTATTAACTATTGAAGCAGCTGTCACTAGAAAAAGAGAGCACATCTATCAAGCAGCGATGCTAGATCCTCATACAAATGCGGAATTATCCATGGATGACATCATTCGTATGTGCGATGATTTAATTGAAGCACACGGTGAGTGGCTGCCTGATTTTACAGGGAAAGTGAATCAATACGTGTAA